From Pleuronectes platessa chromosome 17, fPlePla1.1, whole genome shotgun sequence, one genomic window encodes:
- the nus1 gene encoding dehydrodolichyl diphosphate synthase complex subunit nus1 — MALLYGLLWRFLLVLVHVNRALVSWIRVRLRSWKGRLWERAMTAMLLPLALAGFPDHQKKLNRNPGANANPVTENYAVSRRSRCLSDGRSLEKLPVHIGLLVAEEEPSYTDIANLVVWCMAVGISNVSVYDNHGILRKNDSRLLEEIVRKQQDFLGGDGSKYNVEFLSNGTDKHQHHVVSCRPTVKVLSPEDGKQRIVKVAQQLCRSVENKERSSRDISVTMLDMMLRESKNIPEPELVVKFGPVESTLGFLPWHIRLTEFISLPSHRNVSYEDLLGALQRYCDCQQRLGQ; from the exons ATGGCGCTGCTGTACGGCCTGTTATGGCGGTTCTTGCTGGTGCTGGTCCACGTCAACAGAGCCCTCGTCTCCTGGATCCGTGTCCGGCTTCGGAGCTGGAAGGGCCGACTGTGGGAGCGGGCTATGACCGCGATGCTGCTGCCGCTAGCCCTGGCTGGCTTCCCGGACCACCAGAAGAAGTTAAATCGCAACCCCGGTGCTAACGCTAACCCGGTAACTGAAAACTACGCTGTCAGTCGCCGGTCCCGGTGTCTGTCCGATGGCAGGTCCTTGGAGAAGCTGCCGGTCCACATCGGCCTGTTGGTAGCCGAAGAGGAGCCCAGCTACACGGACATAGCCAACCTGGTGGTGTGGTGTATGGCCGTTGGTATTTCTAATGTCAGCGTCTATGACAATCACG GTATTCTCCGAAAAAATGATTCTCGTCTGCTTGAGGAGATAGTGAGGAAGCAGCAGGATTTTCTGGGTGGAGATGGATCCAAATACAATGTGGAGTTCCTGAGCAATGGTACTGACAAACACCAACATCATG tggtgtcCTGCAGGCCTACTGTGAAGGTGTTGTCTCCAGAGGATGGAAAGCAGAGGATCGTGAAAGTAGCGCAGCAGCTCTGTCGCTCTGTGGAGAACAAAGAGAGGAGCTCCAGAGACATCAGTGTCACCATGCTGGACATGATGCTCAGAG AGTCAAAGAATATTCCAGAACCTGAGCTGGTGGTGAAGTTTGGTCCAGTGGAGAGCACACTGGGCTTCCTCCCCTGGCACATCAGACTCACTGAATTCAT CTCCCTGCCCTCTCACAGAAATGTGTCCTATGAGGACTTGTTGGGTGCCCTGCAGCGGTACTGCGATTGTCAGCAGCGGCTCGGCCAGTGA